A region of the Kribbella sp. NBC_01245 genome:
TACGGGCATCACGTCCAGTTGGTGACCGGCATCCTGGCGGCTTCGTTCCAGCGTGAGCGGAAGATGCCGAACCGCGAGGCGCGACTGCAGGAGAGCCGTCGCCGCGAGCTGCAGGCCTCGTGCCTCGGTTCGGTCTACCTCGGCGCCGACAAGCAGTGGTTCCCGATGACCGGCGAGCTGCTCACCGCCTGGCAGTTCGCGGTGAAGAACTCCGGTGACGAGTTCAACCCGGCCAAGGTTCGCGACCACGGCAACAAGAACAACCACGGCTGGTGGTCCCTGCGTGGCTACAACTCGAAGAACCCTGGGATGTGCAACACCTTCACCGCTTCGGCGAAGGTCACCAGCTGACCCCTGGTCCGATCTGGACCGGGTTCGTGGCAGGATCACGGCCGGTAGAAGTCCCCGATCACGAAAGTGAACGTATGACGAATCTCCGCAGCCTGATCAGCCCGGCCCGGTCCGCCCGGACGGCGGCCAGGCGAGGACTGGTGTCCCTGCTGGCCGTCACGACGGCGTCCGCGGTGACGCTGGCCGGCGTCCAGGGCGCCGCCGCCACCGGACCGGATCAGCCCGAGCCGGTCAGCGCGGCCACGACCGCGGATCACGTCGCGCCGAAGATGGCCAGTGCCGACGCGGGGACCAGCTCGGCGGCGTCGAGCTACAACACCGTCCGGTACAACAAGCTCTACAAGACCGGCCGACTCGGCGCCTCGAAGTGCAAGATGCCGGCTTACCCGCTGACCACCGCGGGCAACGTGAAGGCGTACCACCTGTCGTTCCTGCACTGCCTGAACAACGTCTGGGTGGGCAAGATCCGCCTGGCCGGCAAGACGTTCACGAAGCCGACGCTGGTAGTGCACGAGAAGGGCGTCAACTCGGCCTGCGGCTTTATGCCCGCGGACAACGCGTACTACTGCTCGGGCTCGCGCGGTATCTACATCCCGTGGAAGCGCTACGCGAACATGTGGAAGACCCAGGGCGCCGGCTACGCCCGGGCGTACGCGATGCAGATCGTCGCGCACGAGTACGGCCACCACGTGCAGGCCATGACCGGCATCCTGCAGGCGTCGTACTACCGCCAGCAGTACGTGCACAAGACCACCGCCAAGCGTCTCGAGGAGAACCGCCGGATGGAGCTGCAGGCCTCGTGCTTCAGCGCCGCCTACCTCGGCGCCGACCGGGCGTACTTCCCGATGACCGGGGCCATCTACAGCAACTGGCGCTGGATGGTCGCGAACATGGGCGACGACGCGAGGCCGGGCGGTCCGCGTGACCACGGCTCGATGTCCAGCCACAACTGGTGGTCCCTGCGCGGCTACAACAACATGACCTCCGCGTCCTGCAACCCGTGGACCGCGGCGTCCTCGATCGTCGACTGATCCTGCCGTTCAACCTTTGTTCAAGGTTTGTTACCGGCCGGTCGCCGACTGCTTGCCTTGGGCAACCACTTTTTCCCGCCGTCGAAGGGAACCATTCGGCCGTGACGACCCTCTGAGATGCAAGAGTCGGAGACGTACGGTCCCCTTCGACAGACAATCCGCCCCCTGCACGAAAGGTTCAACCACCTGATGTCCTCATCCATCGTTCGGCGCGGCCTGGTCTCGCTGGCCGCCGTCGCGCTCACCGCTGTCACCGCTTTCTCCGGTGTCGGCTCCGCCACCGCGAAGCAGGACGTGGCTCCCGCGCCGCAGGTCGCCCAGGCGCCGCAGGTTGCCGCCCAGCCCAGTGACCCTTCCACGACGGGAGGTGAAGGCGACTTCAACATGTTCGCCAAGGCGGACGCCGGCCTCGCCTACGGCACCGCGTGGACCTCCACCAGCGCGTGGAACACCGTCAAGTACAACCGGGCCTACAAGACCGGTCGAATCTACCCGAGCCAGTGCGGTCAGCCGAAGTACGCGCTGAACGGGTCCAACAACATCCTGGCCTGGCACCGGTCGTACGGCTACTGCCTGAACAAGAGCTGGGTCGGCAAGATCCAGGCCGCCGGCTACAAGTTCGTCGCGCCGACGTGGGTCATCTACACCAAGCCCTTCAACACCAAGTGTGGCTGGGCCAACGGCACGCGGGCGTTCTACTGCTCCGCCACGAACGGCATCTACATCCCGGTGAACCCGATCGTGCAGGGCTACAAGTCGAACCCGCGCTTCAACCTGGTTCGCGTCATGCAGACCGCCGGCCACGAGTACGGTCACCACGTCCAGAAGCTGACCAACATCCTGAGCGCCTCCTGGTACCGCCAGGCCTACGTCATCCCCACCACGGCCAAGGACCTCGAGGAGAACCGCCGCGTTGAGCTGCAGGCCACCTGCTGGTCCGCCGCCTACATCGGCAGCAACCGTGGCTACCTGGGCATGACCGGCGCCCGTCTGTCCGACTGGAAGTGGCACATCGCCCACATCGGCGACGAGTACAACAACGGCGGCCCCCGCACCCACGGAAGCCGCAGCAGCAACAACTGGTGGGCCACCAACGGCTTCAACTACATGAACGTCGGCTCCTGCGCCACCTGGAACGGCTCCTCGTCCATCGTCGACTAGCCTTCCTGCTCTACCAGCACCACGCACCACGAACCGCCCGGGCCCCACGGCCCGGGCGGTTCCTTTATGCCCCCACAACGCCACCCCGCCAACACCGGCACCACCCGGCGGATCGGCATCCCGTTAGCCCTGCGTCGATTGGTCTGGATTCGCCCGCTGCAAGGGGGTTGAGTTTTCGGAATGAGGCCGTGCGGGCGAATCCTGACGAATCGTCGCTAATGCCGGTCCACGAATAGCCTTCCCCGGATGCTTTTCGGCGTACGACAGCCAGAACGGTCCGGGCAGGCGGGGTTCGGGGCGGGCCGTTAGCGTCGATTCGTCAGGATTCGCCCGCGCGGCCATGGTCGGAATACTCGACGCCCTTGCAGCGGGCGAATCCAGACCAATCGACGCAGGGCTAACGGGATGCCGATTCACCGGGTGGTGCCGGTGTTGGCGTGGGGACGTGGAACCGCCCGGGCCAGTCGTGCGTGGCCCGGGCGGTGTAGGGAGAAGCGGAGGTTAGTCGGCGAAGAGGCGGCGGGAGGTGGTTAGGGAGCCGCTTACGGCGGTTACGAAGTTGGTGAGGGACTGGCCGATGTCGGAGAGGTGCCAGTTTTCGGGGCCGGAGTACCAGCCGATGCCGGCGTCGGGGTCGTCGTCGTCATCGGTGTTGGCGATCTCCAGGGCCCACTTGTCGGTCAGCCCCAGCACCGCGGCGTACGGCAAACACCGGGAGGCGAACTCGAGTCGGTGGTGCTCCGGCAGGTCCACCGACGACTCGTCGCGGAGGTACGCGCGCAGGCCGGAGATGCGGCCCAGCACGGCCGAACCCCGCGCCGTACGAGCGGGCGCCACCTGGCCGGCCAAGGTGAGCGCGACGCCGGCCAGCATGACCGCGAGGCCGCCGAGGGCGAACTTGGTGGCAATAGCCAGGATCAGCGTGAGCACACCGCCTGCCACGATCAGGGCGAGACCGGCGGTCGTCCAGCGGTTGCGGACGGCGTCCGGGCGCTGGGCGAACCAGCCCTGGGTGACGACATCGGCGTACAGGTGCTCGCGGATGGCGCCGAGGCGCGGCCGCAGGGTCGGGCCGAGTGCGGACACGACGACGCTGTCGCCGTCGGCGAAGACGGCGTCCAGCACGGCCTTCTCGTACGGCAGGAGCTCGGGCCCGCCGGCGTTCATCCGATCCAGGCGCCAGTCCAGCCGGCCGAACTCGGTCTCCCGCGGCAGCTCGACGATGGTGAGGTAGTTGCGCACGGCAAGGTCCAGGACGGTCGCCGTGATGTCGACCACGTCGGCCGTCTCGTCCACCACGGTCCCGACCTGGCCCGGGCGGATCCCGTCCGGCGCGGCGAACTGCGGACCGGCCTCGCTGTCCAGCACCGGGCGTGCGGGCATCCCGGCGGCGGGGTCGACCTTGGCGGCGTCCCGGCCGCGGACGAACCAGAGAGCGGCCGCGGCGAGGATGCCGAGGCCGAGCAGCAGGGCGCTCAGGCCGACCGTCGAGGAGTCGGCGGTGAAGGCCCGGCCGAGGCTCCAGCGGGTCGAGTAGTCGGCGTTCGGCACGACCGTGGCCTGGGAGTTCAGACCGGCCAGGAAGGTCAGGCGGCCGCCGGCGGGAATGCCGAGCTGCTCGATCTCGATCCCGGCCGACTCGCCCAGCTGGGACGACGTACACGGCACGCTGGAACCCTGGCGGCCCGCGAAGCAGACGATCCAGGAGGCGAACGGCACGGTCAGCGAGACGTTCGCGCGCGTGATCGAGGCGTCGAAGCCCTGCACGATCGGCCAGCTGACCTCGCGGCCGTCGACCGAGTCGGCGACAACACCGCCGACCTCGTAGCTGTAGACGACCTCCGACTCGCCCGAGCCGTTGACCGAAATTTTCCGGGCGTTGTCGCTCTCGACGTTCTCGAAGCCCTCAGCCGGTTTACCGTTCACCGTGGCTGTGACGTTCTTGACGTCGTAGTTGCGATCCTCGTCGGCATCGGAGCGCACGCGTGTCTGCAGCGTGCGCACGATCTTGCCGGACACAGGCATGACCTTGACGGTCTCTTTGACCTTCAACACCCCAGAGCCGTCCAGAGTGGCCTCAGCCTTGTACGCCGAGATTCGCCCGTCAGGGACGGCCGCAGCCATCGCGGACGCCACGGGGACTAGTGAGACCAGGGACAAGATGAGGGCTGCCGGGACCAGGCGGCTCTTCAGTGACATGCCCCGAGAGTAGTCTCGTGCGGGTTCGTTCAGTGCGAGGAGGGCAAGGACACGTGAGCAACACCTACGGGTATGGCGCACCCCCGGAGCAGCCGGGCCAGCATCCCGCTGTGCTGCCACCACCGCAGGCCGCCCCCTGGCCCCAGCAGTACGGCACGCCCCAGCAGCCGTACGGCGGGCAACAACAGCAGTATGTGCCGCAGCAGTTCCCGGGCCAGCAGTACGCCGGGCAGCAGTGGCCCCAGCAGTACGGCGGCCACAACCAGTTCAACTCGTTCGGACCGCCGCCGCGCAAGTCCAACGGCATCCGGCTCACGCTGATCGCGCTGGGCGTCTTCCTGGTCGTGGGCGTCGGGCTCGCCGTGGTCGTCGGTACGGCGCTACGGCCGTCGGACGACAGCGTGGCGAGCGGACGGCCCGGGCAGATCGGTCCGTCGGTCGTGCCTTCCCCGACCACGAACCCGCCGGAAGGCTCGGCCGAGGACCACCTGGTCAACGCCCCGATCTTCGGCGCCGGCGCTCTCAGCGAGATGTCCTGCAAGGCCGAGAACCTCGGCGACGGCTCACTCGCGGCACAGAAGCGGTACTACGAGAAGCTCTTCAAGTGCCTGAACGACGGCTGGCGGCCGGTGCTCTCCAAGGTCGGTATCAACAAGCCCGACCCGGGTCTCGTCGTCTTCGACAAGCCCGTCGTCACCGCCTGCGGCAACTTCAAGCCCAAGTCGGGCCGCGTGCTCGCGTTCTACTGCTACGGCAACAACGTGATGTACACGGACGTGCTGCAGATGCAGAGCGCCTTCGGGCCCAAGGAGGACCTGGGCTTCCTGATGGTGATCGCGCACGAGTACGGCCACCACATCCAGGGCGTCAGCGATCTCTTCTACGCCCGGCAGGCGTACTTGCAGGATCACCCGACCGAGAAGCTCGACAGCTCCCGCCGCAACGAGCTGCAGGCGTCGTGCTTCGCCGGTGTCTTCAGCCGGTCGATCGAGAAGAGCTATCCGCTGACCGGCCGGATGGAGGAGTTCGACTTCACCGCCAGCAACAGCTTCGGAGATTCCCCGGACACCCCGGCGGAAGAGCGGACCCACGGTCTGGCGACCAGCCAGGGCTTCTGGATCATGAACGGCTTCAACGTCGGCGAAACGAAAGCGTGCAACACCTTCGCCGCCCAGCCGGATATCGTCCGCTGATTGAGCACAACCTCCACCAGATGAACAACTGATGGCCGGATCGTCTGCAGCTAAGACGATCCGGCTTCTCAGTTGTGAAAGTCGTACGATGCCCCGGTGACTTTGCGACGAGCTGACCTGGCACCTCCCGCCCGGACGCTCGTCGACATCCTGCACAGCACGGCCACGCGATTCCCGGACGAGCCCGCGCTCGACGACGGCACCGTGACCCTCAGCTATCGCGAACTCCTCAACCAGGTGGCGGCCTTCGCGAACCGGTTGCACCAGGCCGGCGTCGGTCCCGGCGACCGGGTCGGGGTGCGCATCCCATCCGGTCACAACGATCTGTACGTCGCGATCCTCGGCACCCTCGAAGCCGGCGCGGCCTACGTACCGGTCGACGCAGACGACCCGGAAGTGCGCGCCACCCTGGTCTTCGGCGAGGCCGCCGTCCGGGCGATCGTCACCGAAGGCCTGACGATCACGGGTCACGAAGGCACCAGCGTTGAGGCCAGCGGACCCGAGCTACACCACCACGCCTGGATCATCTTCACCTCGGGCTCGACCGGCGTACCGAAGGGCGTGGCCGTCTCACATCGATCGGCAGCCGCCTTCGTTGATGCCGAGGCGCGGCTGTTCCTGCAGCAGGAGCCGATTGGCCCCGAGGACCGGGTGCTGGCCGGGCTGTCCGTCGCGTTCGACGCGTCCTGCGAGGAGATGTGGCTGGCCTGGCGGTACGGCGCATGCCTGGTGCCGGCGCCACGCTCACTCGTTCGCAGCGGGATGGACCTCGGCCCCTGGTTGGTTGCCCAGGGCATCACCGTCGTCTCGACCGTACCGACGCTGGCCGCACTCTGGCCTGCCGACGCGCTGGACCAGGTGCGCCTGTTGATCTTCGGTGGCGAGGCCTGTCCGCCGGAGCTGGCCGAGCGCCTCGCGACCGACGGGCGTGAGGTCTGGAACACGTACGGTCCGACCGAAGCGACAGTCGTTGCCTGCGGCGCCCAATTGACCGCAGACGGGCCAGTCCGCATCGGTTTGCCCTTGGACGGTTGGGATCTCGCCGTTGTCGATGCCGAGGGCAACGAAGTCGCCGAAGGTGAAGCCGGTGAGCTGATCATCGGTGGTGTCGGCCTGGCGCGATATCTCGATCCCGCCAAGGACGCCGAGAAGTTCGCGCCGATGCCGAGCCTCGGCTGGGACCGCGCCTACCGCAGCGGCGACGTCGTACGGCGGGACGAGGCCGGCCTGTTGTTCGTCGGCCGGGCGGATGAGCAGATCAAACTCGGCGGCCGCCGGATCGAGCTCGGCGAGGTCGACGCCGCCCTGCAGGCCCTTCCCGGGATCACTGGTGCGGCAGCCGCCGTGAAGACCACTGCCGCTGGTAACCAGGTGCTCGTCGGGTACGTCGTACCGGCCGAGCCCGACGCGTTCGACCAGAAGGCGGCGACGACCCGGCTCCGCGAGGCGCTCCCGGCCGCCCTCGTACCGTTGCTCGCCACGGTCGACACCCTGCCCACTCGCACGTCAGGCAAGGTCGACCGGGCGGCACTCCCCTGGCCCCTGGCCGGCGCCTCGGACATGGACGAACCAGTCGAGCTGGAAGGCACGGCCGCCTGGCTCGCCGAGAAGTGGACGCAGATCCTCGGCTCCCGGGTGGCCGGGCCCGACGACGACTTCTTCATCCACGGCGGCGGCAGCCTCGCAGCCGCCCAACTCGTCTCGATTTTGCGCGAGCGCTACGCCGGCGCGACCGTCGGCGACATCTACGACTATCCGCGACTGGGCGCGATGGCCGATCGGCTCGACTCGTTCATCGCGTCGACCGAGCCGGTGGAGATCCGTACGGTCAAACCCACGCCACGGTTCACCCAGTTGTTCCAGACGGCCCTGACGCTCGTGTTGCAGACCGTCGTCGGCGTGCGCTGGATGGTCTGGCTCTTCACCCTGAACAACCTGCTCGGCCTCAGCGGCGAACACCCGTGGGTCCGGACCGTCTCGTGGTGGTGGATCCTGGCGGGCTGGCTGCTCCTGATCAGCCCCGCGGGCCGGATGGGCATCGCCGTCGTCGGCGCACGGATCCTGCTACGCGGGGTCAAACCGGGCGTCTATCCGCGCGGCGGCATGGTGCACGTCCGGCTCTGGGCCGCGGAGAACCTGGCCGACGCCGCCGGTGCCGCCAACCTCGCCGGCGCACCCTGGATCGCCTACTACGCAAGAGCCCTCGGCGCGAAGGTCGGCCGCGGTGTCGACCTGCACACGCTGCCGCCGGTGACCGGATTCCTGTCGCTCGGGCGCGAGGCCTCGGTGGAACCCGAGGTCGACCTGTCCGGCTACTGGATCGACGGCGATCGCCTGCTGCTCGGCACGGTGACGATCGGCGCCGAGGCCGTCGTCGGCTCCCGCAGCACGCTGCTGCCCGGTGCTGAGATCGGCCGTGGTGCCGAGATCGCCGCCGGTTCGGCCGTCTCCGGCGTGGTCCCGGCGGACGAGCGCTGGTCCGGATCCCCCGCCAGCCGCGCCGGCCGGGCCCGCAAACCCTGGCCGGACGAGCGACCCGCACGAGCGCCTTGGTGGGTCCTCGCGTACGGCGCCGCCTCCGCGCTCATGTCGTTGCTACCGCTCGCGGCCGCCGGCGCCGCCGTACTGGTGCTGGACCGGGCCGTCCGCGACGCGGGCTCACTCGGCGAGGCAGCCCTCGCGGCGCTGGCCGCCGTACCGCTGATGACCGTCATCGGTTTCACCACGCTTGCCGTGCTGACGTTGATCGGCGTGCGGCTGCTCGGCCTCGGCATCAAGGCCGGGCACTACCCGGTGCGAAGCCGGATCGGCTGGCAGGTCTGGGCCACCGAGCGCCTGCTCGACTCGGCGCGGACCCTGCTCTTCCCCTTGTACGCAAGCCTTCTCACGCCCTGGTGGTTGCGCGCGCTCGGCGCCAAGATCGGCAAGGACGTCGAGGCGTCGACCGTGCTGCTGCTGCCGAAGATGACGACTGTGGGCGACGGCGCGTTCCTCGCGGACGACACGATGATCGCGTCGTACGAGCTGGGCGGCGGCTGGTTGCACGTGGCCGGCGCCAAGGTCGGTAAACGCGCGTTCCTCGGCAACTCGGGGATGACCGCGCCCGGGCGTTCGGTACCGAAGAACGGGCTGGTCGCGGTGTTGTCGGCCGCCCCGAAGAAGTCCAAGTCCGGCACCTCCTGGCTCGGCAGCCCGCCGGTCAAACTGCGCCGGCAGGCGGTCAGCGGCGACCAGACGCGGACGTTCAACCCGCCGCTGCGGCTGAAGATCGCCCGCGCGCTGGTCGAGTTGTGCCGGTTCGTGCCGATGATGTGCACGGTCGCGATCGCCCTCGGCGTCCTGGCCGCGTTGCAGGCGATGGTGATCACGATCGGCCCATGGTGGACGTTCGTGCTGGCAGGCGGGGTCATGCTCGCCGCCGGGGCGGTCGCGGGCGCGAGCGCGACGATCGCGAAGTGGACGATCGTCGGCAAGACCCGGGCCGTCGAATACCCGTTGTGGAGCTCGTTCGTCTGGCGCAACGAGGTGGTCGACACGTTCGTCGAGATGGTCGCCGCGCCCTGGTTCGCGAACGCCGCCGCGGGCACACCGGTGCTCGCGCTCTGGCTGCGTACGCTCGGCGCGAAGATCGGCCGGGGCGTCTGGTGCGAGACCTACTGGCTGCCCGAGGCGGACCTGATCGAGCTCGGCGACGGCGTCAGCGTCAACCGTGGGTGCGTGCTCCAGACGCACCTGTTCCATGACAGGGTGATGGCCATGGACACGGTCACCTTCGCCGCGGGATCCACGTTGGGACCGCACGGCATCATCCTGCCCGCGGCATCGGTCGGGGCGGGCGCCACCGTCGGGCCGGTCTCGCTGGTGATGCGGGGCGAGAGCGTGCCCGCCGGGAGCCGCTGGGCCGGCAACCCGATCGCCCCGTGGACCACGCGCTGATGGTGCCCAATCAACAACCGTCGCCCGGTGCCACTTCCGCCGGTGACCCCTACGTACCGGACCACGGCAACGGCGGTTACCGCGTCGAGTCGTACGAGCTGGAGCTGGACTACCGCGTCAACAGCAACCGTCTGACCGGCAAGGCGAAGATCACCGCGATCGCGACGCATGGCCTGATGCGGTTCAGCTTCGACCTGGTCGGTCTGCGCGTTTCGAAGGTCTCGGTCAACGGCCGCCGCCCGGTGCGATTCGCGCAGCGTGGCGGCAAGCTGCACATCTGGCCCGCGGCGGATCTACCCGCGGACCAGCCGTTCGTGGTCGAGATCGCGTACGGCGGCAACCCCAAGCCGTCCGACAGCCCGTGGGGTGAGCTCGGCTGGGAGGAACTGACCGAGGGCGTGATCGTCGCCAGCCAGCCGAGTGGTGCCGCCACCTGGTACCCGTGCAACGACCATCCGGCCGACAAGGCCCGCTATCGGATCACGATCAGCACCGATTCGCCGTACCACGTGGTCGCGAACGGACGACTCGTCTCCTGCCGGACCAAGGCCAGCCGTACGACTTGGACCTTCGAGCAGCAGGCCCCGATGGCGACGTACCTCGCGACCGTGCAGATCGGCCGGTACGACGTACTCGAGCTGGCCGCCAACCCGGTCGCGACGCGGGCGGTGTTGCCGCGGCACCTCGTGCCGGTCTTTCGGTCGGACTTCGGGCGGCAGCAGGAAATGATGGAGCTGTTCGTCCGGCTGTTCGGGCCCTACCCCTTCGGGTCGTACACGCTGGTGGTGACCGACGACCCGCTGGAGATTCCGCTGGAGGCGCAGGGCATCTCGGTGTTCGGCAGCAACCACCTGGACGGTCATCGCGGCTCGGAACGGCTGGTCGCGCACGAGCTGGCGCATCAGTGGTTCGGCAACAGCCTGACGCCGTCGGCCTGGAAGGACATCTGGCTCAACGAGGGCTTCGCCTGTTACGCGGAGTGGTTGTGGTCCGAGTTCTCCGGCGGCCAGACCGCCAACCAGCACGTCGCGAAGTGGCACGGCCGGCTGGCCGGGCTGCCGCAGGATCTGGTGATCTCGGATCCGGGGCCGGAGAAGATGTTCGACGACCGCCTCTACAAACGCGGCGCCATCACCCTGCACGCGCTCCGCCTGGCTCTGAAGGACGACGCCTTCTTCGACCTACTCCGCACCTACACCGCGCGTTATCGGCACGGCAGCGTCACCGCGTCCGACTTCATCACCATGGCCAGCGATGCCGGAGCACCCCCAGACCTCTTCCCCCGCTGGCTCGACCGCCCTGCGCTACCCCCGAAAC
Encoded here:
- a CDS encoding DUF2207 domain-containing protein translates to MSLKSRLVPAALILSLVSLVPVASAMAAAVPDGRISAYKAEATLDGSGVLKVKETVKVMPVSGKIVRTLQTRVRSDADEDRNYDVKNVTATVNGKPAEGFENVESDNARKISVNGSGESEVVYSYEVGGVVADSVDGREVSWPIVQGFDASITRANVSLTVPFASWIVCFAGRQGSSVPCTSSQLGESAGIEIEQLGIPAGGRLTFLAGLNSQATVVPNADYSTRWSLGRAFTADSSTVGLSALLLGLGILAAAALWFVRGRDAAKVDPAAGMPARPVLDSEAGPQFAAPDGIRPGQVGTVVDETADVVDITATVLDLAVRNYLTIVELPRETEFGRLDWRLDRMNAGGPELLPYEKAVLDAVFADGDSVVVSALGPTLRPRLGAIREHLYADVVTQGWFAQRPDAVRNRWTTAGLALIVAGGVLTLILAIATKFALGGLAVMLAGVALTLAGQVAPARTARGSAVLGRISGLRAYLRDESSVDLPEHHRLEFASRCLPYAAVLGLTDKWALEIANTDDDDDPDAGIGWYSGPENWHLSDIGQSLTNFVTAVSGSLTTSRRLFAD
- a CDS encoding Pls/PosA family non-ribosomal peptide synthetase; translation: MTLRRADLAPPARTLVDILHSTATRFPDEPALDDGTVTLSYRELLNQVAAFANRLHQAGVGPGDRVGVRIPSGHNDLYVAILGTLEAGAAYVPVDADDPEVRATLVFGEAAVRAIVTEGLTITGHEGTSVEASGPELHHHAWIIFTSGSTGVPKGVAVSHRSAAAFVDAEARLFLQQEPIGPEDRVLAGLSVAFDASCEEMWLAWRYGACLVPAPRSLVRSGMDLGPWLVAQGITVVSTVPTLAALWPADALDQVRLLIFGGEACPPELAERLATDGREVWNTYGPTEATVVACGAQLTADGPVRIGLPLDGWDLAVVDAEGNEVAEGEAGELIIGGVGLARYLDPAKDAEKFAPMPSLGWDRAYRSGDVVRRDEAGLLFVGRADEQIKLGGRRIELGEVDAALQALPGITGAAAAVKTTAAGNQVLVGYVVPAEPDAFDQKAATTRLREALPAALVPLLATVDTLPTRTSGKVDRAALPWPLAGASDMDEPVELEGTAAWLAEKWTQILGSRVAGPDDDFFIHGGGSLAAAQLVSILRERYAGATVGDIYDYPRLGAMADRLDSFIASTEPVEIRTVKPTPRFTQLFQTALTLVLQTVVGVRWMVWLFTLNNLLGLSGEHPWVRTVSWWWILAGWLLLISPAGRMGIAVVGARILLRGVKPGVYPRGGMVHVRLWAAENLADAAGAANLAGAPWIAYYARALGAKVGRGVDLHTLPPVTGFLSLGREASVEPEVDLSGYWIDGDRLLLGTVTIGAEAVVGSRSTLLPGAEIGRGAEIAAGSAVSGVVPADERWSGSPASRAGRARKPWPDERPARAPWWVLAYGAASALMSLLPLAAAGAAVLVLDRAVRDAGSLGEAALAALAAVPLMTVIGFTTLAVLTLIGVRLLGLGIKAGHYPVRSRIGWQVWATERLLDSARTLLFPLYASLLTPWWLRALGAKIGKDVEASTVLLLPKMTTVGDGAFLADDTMIASYELGGGWLHVAGAKVGKRAFLGNSGMTAPGRSVPKNGLVAVLSAAPKKSKSGTSWLGSPPVKLRRQAVSGDQTRTFNPPLRLKIARALVELCRFVPMMCTVAIALGVLAALQAMVITIGPWWTFVLAGGVMLAAGAVAGASATIAKWTIVGKTRAVEYPLWSSFVWRNEVVDTFVEMVAAPWFANAAAGTPVLALWLRTLGAKIGRGVWCETYWLPEADLIELGDGVSVNRGCVLQTHLFHDRVMAMDTVTFAAGSTLGPHGIILPAASVGAGATVGPVSLVMRGESVPAGSRWAGNPIAPWTTR
- a CDS encoding neutral zinc metallopeptidase, whose translation is MSNTYGYGAPPEQPGQHPAVLPPPQAAPWPQQYGTPQQPYGGQQQQYVPQQFPGQQYAGQQWPQQYGGHNQFNSFGPPPRKSNGIRLTLIALGVFLVVGVGLAVVVGTALRPSDDSVASGRPGQIGPSVVPSPTTNPPEGSAEDHLVNAPIFGAGALSEMSCKAENLGDGSLAAQKRYYEKLFKCLNDGWRPVLSKVGINKPDPGLVVFDKPVVTACGNFKPKSGRVLAFYCYGNNVMYTDVLQMQSAFGPKEDLGFLMVIAHEYGHHIQGVSDLFYARQAYLQDHPTEKLDSSRRNELQASCFAGVFSRSIEKSYPLTGRMEEFDFTASNSFGDSPDTPAEERTHGLATSQGFWIMNGFNVGETKACNTFAAQPDIVR
- a CDS encoding neutral zinc metallopeptidase, translated to MSSSIVRRGLVSLAAVALTAVTAFSGVGSATAKQDVAPAPQVAQAPQVAAQPSDPSTTGGEGDFNMFAKADAGLAYGTAWTSTSAWNTVKYNRAYKTGRIYPSQCGQPKYALNGSNNILAWHRSYGYCLNKSWVGKIQAAGYKFVAPTWVIYTKPFNTKCGWANGTRAFYCSATNGIYIPVNPIVQGYKSNPRFNLVRVMQTAGHEYGHHVQKLTNILSASWYRQAYVIPTTAKDLEENRRVELQATCWSAAYIGSNRGYLGMTGARLSDWKWHIAHIGDEYNNGGPRTHGSRSSNNWWATNGFNYMNVGSCATWNGSSSIVD
- a CDS encoding M1 family metallopeptidase encodes the protein MVPNQQPSPGATSAGDPYVPDHGNGGYRVESYELELDYRVNSNRLTGKAKITAIATHGLMRFSFDLVGLRVSKVSVNGRRPVRFAQRGGKLHIWPAADLPADQPFVVEIAYGGNPKPSDSPWGELGWEELTEGVIVASQPSGAATWYPCNDHPADKARYRITISTDSPYHVVANGRLVSCRTKASRTTWTFEQQAPMATYLATVQIGRYDVLELAANPVATRAVLPRHLVPVFRSDFGRQQEMMELFVRLFGPYPFGSYTLVVTDDPLEIPLEAQGISVFGSNHLDGHRGSERLVAHELAHQWFGNSLTPSAWKDIWLNEGFACYAEWLWSEFSGGQTANQHVAKWHGRLAGLPQDLVISDPGPEKMFDDRLYKRGAITLHALRLALKDDAFFDLLRTYTARYRHGSVTASDFITMASDAGAPPDLFPRWLDRPALPPKPRR
- a CDS encoding neutral zinc metallopeptidase; its protein translation is MTNLRSLISPARSARTAARRGLVSLLAVTTASAVTLAGVQGAAATGPDQPEPVSAATTADHVAPKMASADAGTSSAASSYNTVRYNKLYKTGRLGASKCKMPAYPLTTAGNVKAYHLSFLHCLNNVWVGKIRLAGKTFTKPTLVVHEKGVNSACGFMPADNAYYCSGSRGIYIPWKRYANMWKTQGAGYARAYAMQIVAHEYGHHVQAMTGILQASYYRQQYVHKTTAKRLEENRRMELQASCFSAAYLGADRAYFPMTGAIYSNWRWMVANMGDDARPGGPRDHGSMSSHNWWSLRGYNNMTSASCNPWTAASSIVD